The Flavobacterium sp. 102 genomic interval TTTAAAAAGCAAACGGGGCTTTCTCCTAATTATTATATTGAAAAGTTGAAAGATACAAAATAAGCATTTAGAAGTCAAATATTTACATCTTTTTTAGCTACTGATTATTTATAAATAGTCCAATAAACAAATTGTTCTGATAGTTCTTATCTCATAGTTTTGGTGGAAAATTATATCAAACTTAAACTTATGAAAACTATTAAAATTGTTGTTTTAGCTATTTTTGGATTTTGCAGTACAATAGTTACTGCAGCTGATTTGTATGTTCGAGATTCTGGTGCTGGTGGTTCTTTTTCTACTATAAGTGCAGCAATCGCTCAAGCTTCAAACGGCGATAGAATCATTATACGTCCAAAAGCTGCCGGACTTCCATTCATAGAGAATTTAGTAATTGACAAATCATTAACTTTTGTTTCAGAAATAAATTTTTCAAATTATTTTATACAGGGCACAGTATCGGTTACTCCATTAGCAGGAAGAGTAGTTACTGTTCATAATATGAATTTAACCAGCACATTTTCTTCTTCTGCTGATTCTACTAACGGAAGGACAACCATAAATATTTATAATTCCTCTTTGAGTAGCGGTGTTAATGCTAATAAATTAAATACCTCGGTAAACATATCTGGTTGCTCCATAACGGGGACTATATCATGTACGCATGGTAGAATAACAGGAAATACTGCTGGTAGTGTCAGCATTTCTACAAGTTTAGCAGATACTAACTTGGCTACAGATGACATTGAAATTATTGCGAACGCTTTGTTAACAACTGAAGCTGCAATTTATCTTGATCAAAAAAACTATAGAACGAGAATTTTAAATAATTATCTTTCAAATGGTACTTTGTATATTGAGGCGGCAAAAACAGGCAGCAACAATGAGATTAGAAACAATGCTATCGATAGTGGATCGGACTCAGCCATTGTTATCAGTTTGGCAACTGGCAATCAAGCCACTTTTTCAGTATTGAATAATGCAATTTCAACTTCAATTTCATCGTCTACTTATAATGAAGTAGTTAATAGTAATATATTAAACGCAACCGTTTACGTAATGTATAATGCTTCAACATCAGCATTTACAGCATTAAATTCGAATGCAACCAATAATATTAGTAGTGCTTCACTTAGTTTCAATGATGTAACGAGAACCGTTACAGGAACAGCGCTTGTAAATGCTGGTGCAGCGGATGATGATTTTACTGATATTGATTTGACTAGAAATGATATTGGAAATCGTGGAGGTTCTGATACTTGGGAAAACTATTGGCCTACAAGTCCTGGCAACAAGCCGTTGGTAAACTATTTATTAACACCACGAAGAATCTATAATGGTACAACGGAAATGAATGCAACGGGTTCAGGTTATACTAAATAGTCAAGATACCAATATATAAACTAGTATGAAGAAATATATTTGCAGTATAATAGCTTTAATGACGATAAGTTTGTGTTCTGCACAGTTAGTATCGTTGAACCAGGCAGAATATTTTTGGGATACCGATCCTGGTGAAGGAAACGGAATTCCATTGATGGCTACTGATGGAAATTTGAATAACGCTTTTGAAAAAATTTCTATTAACGGATTGAATGCTCCAAGTGTTGGTTTGCATAAATTTAGTGTTCGTGTAAAAGATAATTTAGGAGTTTGGGGACCAGTTTTTACTAATATCATAATTGTGGAGTCAACAACTACTCCAACCCCTATGACACTTACACAAGCGGAGTATTTTTGGGATATGGATCCAGGGGAAGGAAATGCTACACCACTTCTGGCAACTGATGGAAATTTTGAAAGCGCTTTTGAAAAAGTAGCCGTAAGTGGTTTAAACGCTCCAAGTGAAGGTCTTCATAAATTCTCAATACGCGTTAAAGACAATCAAGGTGTGTGGGGACCAACTTATACTAATATTATTAAAGTAGAACAAGCAACTACACCAACACCGCTTAGTTTAGTACAGGTAGAATACTTTTGGGATACCGATCCAGGTGAAGGCAACGGCACTCCATTATTGGCTACTGATGGAAATTTGAATAATGCCTATGAACAATTTGTTCAAACAGCTATTCCAATCGTAAATCCTATTGGTCTTCATATTTTTAATGTTCGTGTTAAAGATAACCAAGGAATTTGGGGACCCGTTTTCAAAAATGTAATTTATATTGAAACCACTTTAAGTGTTGACACCCTAATAGCAGATAATTACTATTTCTACCCAAATCCAGCAAACGATGTGATACGTTTCAATAAAGATATTGAAAAGGTTGAGATTTATGATTTGGGCGGAAGATATATTAACACTTCAGTCCTCAATGAAGTTAATGTTTCGGGTTTAAAAACAGGAGTTTATCTCTTAAAGATTACCACTCCTGAAGGACTTACTTTTGATAAAAAAATGATTAAAAAACAGTAATTAAATAAGATGAAAAAAAATGTTATCCTTATGGGATTAGTATTGCTCTCTTTTGGGACTACTAATGCTCAATTATTAAACAAATTAAAAAAAGCAAAAGATCAAACCTCTCAAGCCGCAGAAGTTTTAGAAAAAGGAAGTGAAGTTGCCAAAGGCGGCAAAAAGAAAAAAGGAACCGCCTCAGCAGGTTTAAAACTCGATTGGACTATGTTCAAACAAACACCGGCTGTAACCTTTAACTCGCTTCTTTATGGAACAGGTTCCAGTCCGGGATTAATTAATAGTTATACGGCAACTTTTATTCCGAATAAAACGGTTGACGGAAAAACTGTTAATGCCTTTTCGGATCAGTCGGAGTATTTAAGAATTAAGGTTTTTAAAGACAACCAATACATGAACTATTTTGAATATTCCGGAGACCAAGTTTTTGATGACGGCAAGAAGACAAAATTCAATGAGCCAAGTAGCCGTTACCAACGTGATGGTGAATGGGTAGGACATTCGGAATCATTCATTACAGATTGGGGTCCTGGAAATTACAGATTGGATTTCTATGCCGGTGATAAAATGTTTTATTCATTCGATTTTGAGTTGGTAAAACTAACCAACAATGATCCTTATGCCACAATGAATGAAATGTATGTGGTTCGTGGTCCGTGGAATAATTTTGCCTATATGAATTATGCTGATACAGGTAATTTGGTGTTTGGATATTACATCACACACGAAGAGTTTAAGCCAAATCCTGCGAACAGCGCCAAGACCAACAAAAGTGTAAAATGGAGTGTGAAGCTGTTCAAAGACAACAAATTGTTTGCTCAACATTACGGCAACGGACCTAATACAGCTCAAGTAGAACAAGCCAAATGGAATGAAGTTCAATGTGCATTCAAAAGAGTGGACAAACCGGGCGAAATTAAATTTGCGGATCTTATGGACGGCGCATACAAAGTTGAACTTACAATTGAAGGTGAAGCCAAACCGAGAATCTATAAGTTTGATGTAAAAGATAAAAGAATCGTTCAGATTCCGGAACAAGACAGAACTAAAAATACCGATCCAACACGACTAATTGAAGGATGGAATGACTTCTTTTGGTTGAAGCTGGAAAAGTAGTCTGAAGCTTTAAAGAAACAAGTACTGTTAATATTGCTAATGATTATTTCAGTTGAAAGAATCATAATGCCTGTTTAATATTCATAATAATTGTGGTTTGAGACCCGGCTGAAAATGTCGGGTTTCTTTTTTTTAAGCAGTAATGTTTTAAGTAAAAATTGAGGCATAACAACCCTAAGAAAGCTTTAGAGCTTTAGGGTTTCTACCTGCCTCGAATGAGGCACCTATATATTTAAATCCCGCTTGGCTTTCTAAGCGGGATTTTTCGTTTATTTGCATACTGCGTGAGTGATGGAAGCAAGTACCTTGTACTGCGGACAGCACGGCCCGAAGGGACACGCCCAAACTAGCGTAGCGAACTGACGCAGTAAAAACTAGTCTATGAAGCAAAACAAAAAAGAAGCTGCGATAGGATTTATTTTTATCACGATGCTAATCGATATTACGGGTTGGGGAATCATCATTCCGGTAATCCCAAAATTAATTTCTGAATTGATTCAAGGCGATATCAGTGAAGCAGCAAAATATGGCGGTTGGCTTACTTTTGCGTATGCGATAACGCAGTTTGTTTGCGCACCTTTAATTGGAAACTTAAGTGATAAATTTGGGCGAAGACCTATTATTTTAATTTCGCTCTTTGCCTTTTCGATGGATTATTTGTTGTTGGCTTTTGCCCCAACGATAACCTGGCTTTTTGTCGGAAGAATTATTGCCGGATTAACCGGTGCCAGTATTACAACAGCGTCTGCTTATATTGCGGATGTCAGCACACCCGAAAACAGAGCTAAAAATTTCGGAATGATTGGTGCTGCCTTTGGTTTAGGCTTTATTATCGGACCCGTGATTGGTGGATTATTGGGACAATTTGGTTCGAGAGTTCCGTTTTATGCTGCGGCTGTTTTGTGTATGTTGAACTTCTTATACGGCTATTTTATTTTACCCGAATCTTTATCTAAAAAGAACCGTCGCGAATTTGAATGGAAACGCGCCAATCCTATAAATGCTTTAATCAATTTAAAAAAGTATCCTTCTATTATCGGACTGGTTATGGCCATTTTTCTGTTGTATGTAGGTTCGCATGCTGTTCACAGTAACTGGAGTTTCTTTACCATGTATCGTTTCAATTGGGACGAAAAAATGGTTGGTATTTCCCTTGGTGCTGTTGGATTGTTAGTCGGAATTGTACAAGGTGGACTGATTCGTTGGACGAGTCCGAGATTGGGTAATCAAAAAAGTATTTATATCGGTTTGTCTTTGTATACTATAGGCATGTTATTGTTCGCTTTCGCCACCGAAAGTTGGATGATGTTTGCTTTTTTAGTACCGTATTGTCTCGGAGGAATTGCCGGTCCGGCTTTGCAATCGGAAGTTTCGGGTAAAGTTCCGGCGAACGAACAAGGAGAAATTCAGGGCACTTTAGCGAGTTTGATGAGTGCTTCTGCGATTATTGGTCCGTTAATGATGACCAATACGTTTTACTTTTTTACCCATGACGAAGCGCCTTTCAAATTGCCAGGCGCGCCTTTTATTTTGGGTAGTTTTTTGATGTTGATTAGTACAATTATTGCCTATTATTCTTTAAAGAAAAAATCCCGAATTCCGTAAGAAACCGAGATTCGGGATTGAATCCCCAACAACGTTGAGGATGGAATTAAATAATCTAATCTTTTATAATTTTTATTGTTTTTTCTTGTCCGACGCTAGATACTTTTATCAAGTATATGCCACTTGTCAATTCGGATAAGTCAATTTCGGCCTGTAAATTATTGGCTTTAATTGATTTTATTTTTTGTCCTAAAACCGATGTGATTTCAATTTCATCAATAATGGTTTCATTCGAAATAGTAAGTATATTTTTTACAGGATTCGGGTGGAAACTAAAATTGGTAAAGGCAAAAGTTTCATTGTCCAATGATTGAACAAATTCGGTTAAACAAGGATCCGTCACAATCGCGGGATTAAAGTCAAAGTAGATATTGGCCGTATTGTTAATGATATCGCCAATAGCATAGTCTGGTTTTGGTTTAATTTGAAATACAATATAACCATGACCAATATTAGTATTTGGAACTGATGGCGGAAGATCGATTCCGAAGAAATTCCATGTCAGCGTATTGTTAATCCTTTCCAAAGCATAAGTATGACTGGCAGTAACCATTTTAATGGAAGTTTCGTCAAGTTCAGCAGCTAAAACATCAGTAACTTTTACATTGATAGCATTGGCGGTTCCGGTATTTTCGAATTTTATCGTATAAGTTAAATAATCATTCGCAGAGAAGGAAGACTGAACAATTCTACCGCCATGGCTTTCTGTTTTTTCATTCGGGTCATAAGAGCCTACAATGGTTTCTGTTAAGTTTGACGTATTATTTAAGGGTAATATATCTCCGGCAGGAAGTGTAATTGAAACGGTATTGGTTAACGTTTGTCCCAAGTTTACAGTCGGAATATTAGGGATGGTCATTTGTACCCAAAAAGTTCGGGTTTCATAAGGTTGTAAGTTGACAAAATTAAAAGTAAATCCGGTGCTTGTAACCACAGCATTTCCGTCAGAAACAGTCACAATAGAAACGGCAGTATCGTTTGTAAAAGTTAAAGTGCCTGAAGGAAAAGGGAGGTTAGAATTGTTAGTATAAGTGATATAAGAATAGTAAAGGAATCCGGGTCTTGGATCAGCACCATAATTGTGCATGTTCACCGATAAATCCTGATATGGAGTTGTTATTATTGGGAAGTTGTAAGTAGTAATTCCGGAACCAGGAGCAACTGTAACGTTAGGATACGAAACCGAACAAATGTTGTTGGCAGCATAATCCGAATCAACTTGATAAGTCAAATCGTAAGTGGTTGTTGGGTTGGATTCGTATAAGTAAAACGGTGTTGTATACAAGTTATGAATCGTTCCGTTGTTGTTGATTTCGTAATTGAAATGACCCAAAGGAAAATTGATTTCGACACCATCTTGTACTCCGTTAGCATTAGTATCAACAAATGCTTTCAGTTTGATGCCGTCAGAGATATTCAAAGTAAAAGGATTCTGTATCTGAGACCAATCTGTAACACTATAACCATAATAATTTCCTACAAAAGATGGTCCTTGATCTTGGTTGTTGTCTCCTTGATAATAGCCAAAGTTAATATCATCTTGGGTTATAATATGAATCGCTGTAAATGTGGTGGTATCTGTTTGTCCAGCATTTAAATTGGCGATAGGACCACCTATAATATTTAGGTTATACGCATAATCCGAAACTATATTAGTGATAGGAGCATTACCAATATTAGCAACATGAAATTGATAAGTAATGATGTCACCAACACTAGTATAACCATCACCATTATAATCAGAATAAATAAGATTATAAGTAACTTCTAAAGGTGGTTTTACTTGTAAACTGATGGAAGCAGTATCACAATTCGCAGGATTAGCAACTTCGCAAATCGTATAACTTAACTCATAATAACCAATCTCAAGGTTACTTGGAATAGAAATCACACCTTGAGAATTCACAGTGATACCAAGAGTATTTGGAGCTAAAGTAATGCTGACGTCAGATGCGTTTAAAGGTAAGCCATGTAAAGTGTCATTGGCCAATAAAGAGAAAGTAGTACCAACTTCAGCCACTGAATCCACATTGTCGAATTTCGCATTAACATTATAATTGTCTAAAATAGTAACCGTATGAATATAAGTGTTGTTAAAGGTAATTCCCGGACTTAAAGTTGCCGTAAGTGAAAATGTCTCGTCAGTTTCCTGCAATTGATCTAGAATTGTTGGAACAGCTAAGTTATTAGAATAAAAATGAGTTTGTCCTTCCGGAATCGTAATGCTGGTAGTAAATGAAGTATAATCTGCACTTCCGGCTGTTCCGTTTGATGAGGTGATTTGAATTACAGTATCAGTGTTACGAGCATGGGTTAACCCAATTCCGAATCTGGCATTTTGTCCTTCTTCAACAGTGCTAAAATCAACGTTTGAAGCATCATACGACGTAAGAAAATAAGCATCAGGTAAACCATCATTATCGGTAATGTTAACGGTTGAAGTTACGCTTGGATTAGTTGTATTTCCCGAAGTTACGGTTCCAATAACAGAAAATGATTCGAAAGGCTCGTCTAAAGTGTCATCTGTTATAGGGATGGATACCAGAACAGATGTGTTGCCTGCAGGAATTGTTTTGGTGGTATTGATTGCAGTATAATCACTACTTCCGGCAGTTCCATCAGCAGTAGTAATTTGAACCACGACATCGCTGTTGAAAGGTCTGTCTAAAGAAGCATTGAAACTATAATTATTTCCTTCGTAAGGTGCGTAACCGCTTGTATTAATACTCAATGTCGGCGTAGTGTCATTATCTCGGATGGTTACAATACTTGTTGCGGATAAGTTAGTTGTGTTTCCCGAGGTTACTGTTCCGGTCAAAGTGAAAATCTCATCAGATTCAGGGAGAGCATCGTCAGTGAGATAAATAGTTAATAAACCTGAGGATTGTCCTGCTTGTATGCTTGTTGTGGTATTAATAGCTGTGAAATCACTACTTCCAGCAGTTCCGGTTGTGGTTGCCCAATTGATGACAACATCAGAACTGTAGGGGTTGCTTAAATAATAATAAAAGTTAATATTGTTAGATTCTGTGTGAAACCAAGCGGTGTCAACATAAAAATCGGGAACGCTGTCATTATCAAATATCAGCAACACATAGGATGCAGTTGCATTGAGAGTATTGCCTGAAGTAACAGTTCCTGTAATAAATAACTCTTCATTGTTTTCTATTGTCGAATCGTTTGTTGTGGCAATATTGAGCGTTGTAGTGCCAAATAATTGACCGGCAGGTATTGTGACAGTAGCAGTTATTGGAGTATAATCTGAAATATCTGCAGATTCCGGAGAGGTTGTCACATTGATAACCGTATTGGTGGCACTAACACTGTTAAGTTTAACATTAAATGAAAAAGTACTTCCTTCTATAACCGTAGCACTACTGTTTAAGCTGTAAAAAGAAACGAACGGATTTTGTGCCATCGAGAGGTTAAAAAACAATCCGAAAACCAAAATAATTAATAGTCTTAAAGGCGAAGTTGAGATAGCTTTTTTCATGTTTGTTAGGTTTTATGTAAGATAGAGACTAAAAATTGAAAAAGGTTGCTTCGATTTAAAAAAAATAGTACAAAAATTTATTTCAAATACAAACAATGATTTGAATAATCAATAATTGCTTTGCCTTCTAATAAAACATCGGCACCGATAATTCCATCAACGGCTTTGGCTTTGTATTGTTGTAAAGCTTCATTTACATGCGTCATGTCGAAAATAACCAAGTGAAATTCCTCGGTTTTCCAGCGACCTATTTTCAAAGCATTGTTTTTAGCCAATTGTGTAAACATACCCGTAGCGCCTGCACCGGAAGCTTTTGTTTTTGATTTTTTGGCTTTCAAATTAAAGCGTTCAATACTCTCAAAACCTACACAACTATTAGAAGCGCCGGTATCGAGGATGAAATTTCCGGAAATGCCGTTAATACTTGCCTTAATCAATAAATGTTGCGTTTTTGAAACTTTAAAATTGATTTTTTTATACTTGTTTTTTTTGAGAATTTTTTGAAAGTCTTCCATAATAATTTAATCGAATGGCTGAAAGGGTTTGTTTTTTTTTCTGAAAAGTATTTTCCACAACAATAATAAACCAATTAATCCTCCCAATAAAGAAAACCATAAAAAATAATTAGCGTTTGATGGTTTTTCTAATGTTCCATAATAGACAAAGGAAGCCCAATAATAAGGAGATTTTTTGGCATTGGGTATGGCATCATCTTTTAAGAAATCAATTTTTGCCTGATGATTGGCGTCAAAATACGACTGTCCTTTTTTTAAATTGGCATAAAATTTTTCCATTAAAACCGAGGTCGTAAAGTCGTTTACTTTCCAAAGTGAAAATAGCAAATTTTGAGCACCGGCAAATTGAAATCCACGGGCAACACTCATCGCGCCTTCTGCTTTATAGAGTTTGCCGATACCGGTCTCGCAAGCACTTAAAACCACTAAATTGGGCTTTAGGTTCAGATTGTAAAGTTCGGAATACAAAACTTCCTGATCATAAAATTTGATGCTGGCGGGTTCTATAATATCGCCCGATGAAGCATGCGTTGAAAGATGAAGTATCGAATAATTGGCGGCACTTATTTTAAAATTTTCGAAAGTTGCCTTTTGATTGTCCAAATATTTCCCTTTAAAATTGTCTTGTAAATGGTTGAGTTCTTTTTTGGAAAAAGTCAATTCCAGATTGGTTTTTTCAAATAAGGGAAACACACCCAAAATACTTTCTGTTTGGTGTTGAAGAGGAATCGCGTTGAGATAAAAATCAGCCGAATTGTTATAGCCAATGCTATAATCATACAACATATATTGCATTTTGGTAAAATTTACTGTAGCCGTTTTTTGGGTAACTAATGCTTCAAAAGGTAAAAAATTCAAAATGCCATCGGGAATAATGATGAGATTTTTATAGGAAGATTTTATAGGAAGATTTAAGAAGTTGTAAGCATCATTTGAAGAACGATTGAATTGCGACGGGTTTTCTGAAATTGATTTGGAATCATTGAAAAAGCCTATAAATTGTAAGAGTTTCGAAGTAACGGCATCTTCATTTCTGATTGATGCTAATCCGATTTTACCATTGTTTAACGTAAAGACATACAGGTGTTTTGTACCCATAAAATATTCGACTAAAATGGTTTTGTCTTTTTCCAATTTGGAGAATAAGTCATTGATTTTTATAACGGATTCGGTTGTTTGGGTTTCTTTACTTCGTTCCGATTTTAACAAAAGCATCAACTCATTTCGCTTTTTTATCGCTTCATTAATCTTAGAAATATTGGCCAAATCCAATTTTTGTTGCTCTTTGACAATAATAGTATTCCAGTTTTGAAGCTGTTCTAAAATTATTTTTTCGGTTCTTGTATTGTTTTTTGCTTCTGACAACGATTGTTTTAAAACAGCAGCTTTTGTTCGTTCGGAAAGTAAAAATGCACTTTCGATATAACTGATTTTCTGTTCTTTTTGATAAAGCGAATGGTAGATTTCGATGCACTTTTCGGTACGGTTTCGATTTCGAATTTGGGTGATGATTTTCGAATTTTCATATACCAAAAGCGCTTGGAATAGACCTTCAATGTGAAAAGACAAAGCATAACTTTCCAAGGCTTTTTGGGGTTGCTTTTGCCTTAAAAAAATTTCAGCTTGTAAGTCTAAAGCGTCGAGCAATGTGGTTTCCGCATAAAGCGAATTCTTTTGGGGAATTACTCTTTTATCATAACTCGGAATTAAGGTTTGAAAAACTTTGTAAATGGCGTTTTGTGCTTGAGATATTTGGTTGTTTTGATAGTATAAAAAAGCTTCGTCATAATTGAGTTTTGCTATAGCGCGTAGAGAATTTCGGTCGTTTATCAGAAATG includes:
- a CDS encoding T9SS type A sorting domain-containing protein, with protein sequence MKKYICSIIALMTISLCSAQLVSLNQAEYFWDTDPGEGNGIPLMATDGNLNNAFEKISINGLNAPSVGLHKFSVRVKDNLGVWGPVFTNIIIVESTTTPTPMTLTQAEYFWDMDPGEGNATPLLATDGNFESAFEKVAVSGLNAPSEGLHKFSIRVKDNQGVWGPTYTNIIKVEQATTPTPLSLVQVEYFWDTDPGEGNGTPLLATDGNLNNAYEQFVQTAIPIVNPIGLHIFNVRVKDNQGIWGPVFKNVIYIETTLSVDTLIADNYYFYPNPANDVIRFNKDIEKVEIYDLGGRYINTSVLNEVNVSGLKTGVYLLKITTPEGLTFDKKMIKKQ
- a CDS encoding TCR/Tet family MFS transporter encodes the protein MKQNKKEAAIGFIFITMLIDITGWGIIIPVIPKLISELIQGDISEAAKYGGWLTFAYAITQFVCAPLIGNLSDKFGRRPIILISLFAFSMDYLLLAFAPTITWLFVGRIIAGLTGASITTASAYIADVSTPENRAKNFGMIGAAFGLGFIIGPVIGGLLGQFGSRVPFYAAAVLCMLNFLYGYFILPESLSKKNRREFEWKRANPINALINLKKYPSIIGLVMAIFLLYVGSHAVHSNWSFFTMYRFNWDEKMVGISLGAVGLLVGIVQGGLIRWTSPRLGNQKSIYIGLSLYTIGMLLFAFATESWMMFAFLVPYCLGGIAGPALQSEVSGKVPANEQGEIQGTLASLMSASAIIGPLMMTNTFYFFTHDEAPFKLPGAPFILGSFLMLISTIIAYYSLKKKSRIP
- a CDS encoding Calx-beta domain-containing protein — its product is MKKAISTSPLRLLIILVFGLFFNLSMAQNPFVSFYSLNSSATVIEGSTFSFNVKLNSVSATNTVINVTTSPESADISDYTPITATVTIPAGQLFGTTTLNIATTNDSTIENNEELFITGTVTSGNTLNATASYVLLIFDNDSVPDFYVDTAWFHTESNNINFYYYLSNPYSSDVVINWATTTGTAGSSDFTAINTTTSIQAGQSSGLLTIYLTDDALPESDEIFTLTGTVTSGNTTNLSATSIVTIRDNDTTPTLSINTSGYAPYEGNNYSFNASLDRPFNSDVVVQITTADGTAGSSDYTAINTTKTIPAGNTSVLVSIPITDDTLDEPFESFSVIGTVTSGNTTNPSVTSTVNITDNDGLPDAYFLTSYDASNVDFSTVEEGQNARFGIGLTHARNTDTVIQITSSNGTAGSADYTSFTTSITIPEGQTHFYSNNLAVPTILDQLQETDETFSLTATLSPGITFNNTYIHTVTILDNYNVNAKFDNVDSVAEVGTTFSLLANDTLHGLPLNASDVSITLAPNTLGITVNSQGVISIPSNLEIGYYELSYTICEVANPANCDTASISLQVKPPLEVTYNLIYSDYNGDGYTSVGDIITYQFHVANIGNAPITNIVSDYAYNLNIIGGPIANLNAGQTDTTTFTAIHIITQDDINFGYYQGDNNQDQGPSFVGNYYGYSVTDWSQIQNPFTLNISDGIKLKAFVDTNANGVQDGVEINFPLGHFNYEINNNGTIHNLYTTPFYLYESNPTTTYDLTYQVDSDYAANNICSVSYPNVTVAPGSGITTYNFPIITTPYQDLSVNMHNYGADPRPGFLYYSYITYTNNSNLPFPSGTLTFTNDTAVSIVTVSDGNAVVTSTGFTFNFVNLQPYETRTFWVQMTIPNIPTVNLGQTLTNTVSITLPAGDILPLNNTSNLTETIVGSYDPNEKTESHGGRIVQSSFSANDYLTYTIKFENTGTANAINVKVTDVLAAELDETSIKMVTASHTYALERINNTLTWNFFGIDLPPSVPNTNIGHGYIVFQIKPKPDYAIGDIINNTANIYFDFNPAIVTDPCLTEFVQSLDNETFAFTNFSFHPNPVKNILTISNETIIDEIEITSVLGQKIKSIKANNLQAEIDLSELTSGIYLIKVSSVGQEKTIKIIKD
- a CDS encoding retropepsin-like aspartic protease, whose protein sequence is MEDFQKILKKNKYKKINFKVSKTQHLLIKASINGISGNFILDTGASNSCVGFESIERFNLKAKKSKTKASGAGATGMFTQLAKNNALKIGRWKTEEFHLVIFDMTHVNEALQQYKAKAVDGIIGADVLLEGKAIIDYSNHCLYLK
- a CDS encoding CHAT domain-containing protein, translated to MRKIVFILLLTQWAFSQSTTTSLEDKIYNSVDAFVADPNKASLKKLETLALSFHPKSKPELLAFVILNCNKAYYQNQFGQTQKALKSYEKAWQIFQKNKLTNYDITESCLKPLGNLYTIIGDYDNAENVIKQYYFIANIENNQANKFASILNLSNVYLSSGKYLEAIQLVEKTLSSEKMSNTQKGMLWNNLGNNYLASNNRKKAATCYEISIGFLKNLDQNESLSNAYRNAALLNNDLKLFEKAKETFLINDRNSLRAIAKLNYDEAFLYYQNNQISQAQNAIYKVFQTLIPSYDKRVIPQKNSLYAETTLLDALDLQAEIFLRQKQPQKALESYALSFHIEGLFQALLVYENSKIITQIRNRNRTEKCIEIYHSLYQKEQKISYIESAFLLSERTKAAVLKQSLSEAKNNTRTEKIILEQLQNWNTIIVKEQQKLDLANISKINEAIKKRNELMLLLKSERSKETQTTESVIKINDLFSKLEKDKTILVEYFMGTKHLYVFTLNNGKIGLASIRNEDAVTSKLLQFIGFFNDSKSISENPSQFNRSSNDAYNFLNLPIKSSYKNLIIIPDGILNFLPFEALVTQKTATVNFTKMQYMLYDYSIGYNNSADFYLNAIPLQHQTESILGVFPLFEKTNLELTFSKKELNHLQDNFKGKYLDNQKATFENFKISAANYSILHLSTHASSGDIIEPASIKFYDQEVLYSELYNLNLKPNLVVLSACETGIGKLYKAEGAMSVARGFQFAGAQNLLFSLWKVNDFTTSVLMEKFYANLKKGQSYFDANHQAKIDFLKDDAIPNAKKSPYYWASFVYYGTLEKPSNANYFLWFSLLGGLIGLLLLWKILFRKKNKPFQPFD